In Haliaeetus albicilla chromosome 32, bHalAlb1.1, whole genome shotgun sequence, a single window of DNA contains:
- the LOC104321681 gene encoding uncharacterized protein isoform X2 yields the protein MAGATPPAGPTGSRTSGPGTADQPYACRECGKAFRWSSRLAHHQRSHTGERPYKCPECPKAFKGSSALLYHQRGHTGERPYACPQCGKAFKRSSLLQTHQRVHTGLRAFECAQCGLTFKWASHYQYHLRQHTGERPYRCPACPKAFKNSSSLRRHRHTHTGERPHACPVCGKAFAQATNLRQHQRVHTGERPYACSQCGKTFTHSSNLLLHRRTHTGTRPHECPTCAKAFVSDACLQKHLQSHAGHAAMPPLLPAPAAPPETLWRCSACPLSFTSEEELLGHQGSHSVTAVTPPAASHRCPTCGKTFKNSSGLARHRHGHAAERPFKCAVCPKTFTQLAGLLGHQRSHPAAVPPRPPPEDPHPPAVPQPAPERPYQCTECGKAFKGSSGLRYHMRDHTGERPYACRECGKAFKRSSLLQIHQRVHTGLRAFECAQCGLTFKWASHYQYHLRQHTGERPYRCPDCPKAFKNTSCLRRHRQLHTGERPHACPVCGKAFAQTSNLRQHQRVHTGERPYACPQCGKTFTHSSNLQLHRRTHSAARPYRCPLCPKAFVMASYLQRHLRTHAPGPRGTPRRPPPPPSEAQTFLLVQTPQGLQLIPSPPAPPRKLLLLPSPPAEPPAFTLLPAEGPPSRTGKGPRASGSPTAGQSILLVPGAGQALPSVQLQAVAGTPAGASVIVLRGGVGGVLPPRGPQAPEVTGVQLQAAEVTNVQLQALPQPLEVTNIQLQAAEVTNVQLQATEVTSVQLQALPQPLDVANIQLQAAEMTNVQLQALPQPSKVTNIQLQASEVTNVQLQALPQPLDVTNIQLQAAEVTNVQLQALPQPLDVTNIQLQAGDVTNVQLQALPQPSKVANIQLHALPQPSDVTNIQLQALPQPSDVTNIQLQAAEVTNVQLQALPQPLDVTNIQLRALPQPSEVTNIQLQATEVTNVQLQALPQSSKVTNIQLQALPQPLDVTNIQLQATEVTNVQLQALPQPSEITNIQLQALPQPSELPGIHLQATEVPSVHLQATEVPNVQLQTTKVPDIHLQATEVSNVPLQAAEVPSVPLQTTEVPSVHLEATEVPDIHLPATELPSIHLQATEVPNIHLQAMEVANIQLQTTEVPNVHLDTSEVPDVHLETTEVPDVHLEATEVPGVHLQTTKVTNVHLQATEVTNVHHQTMEVPSVHLQAAEVPSVHVQDAEVTTVQLQATEVPSIHPQTTEVTNVHLQAAEVPSVCHQTTEVPSVHLQVTEVPSVHLQTTEMTNVHLQDTEVSSVHHQMMEVPNIHLKITEVPNIQLKTMEVTNVHLQATEVPSACHQMLEVPSVQLKTTEGPNMHLKTTEEVPNIQLKTVEVPNVQLKTLEVPNVQLKTVEVPNIQLKTVEVPNVQLKTVEVPNVQLKTLEVPNVQLKALEVPNVQLKPTEVTNVHLQAAEVPNVQPQPPEVLVAGGGPSPSPSPQLAVVGAAGGLPPVLLLRGSGGGPARLCLQALAQLPPPGPPRILLVRGDPVPASSGGGQPPTPARGVPGGGSSGGGTGTGPPAPELPNVPLVHTF from the exons ATGGCAGGAGCGACACCACCAGCGGGGCCAACCGGGTCCCGGACCAGTGGTCCGGGCACGGCCGACCAGCCCTACGCCTGCCGGGAATGCGGGAAGGCCTTCAGGTGGTCATCCCGCCTGGCCCACCACCAACGCAGCCACACGGGCGAACGGCCCTACAAGTGCCCCGAGTGCCCCAAGGCCTTCAAGGGCTCCTCCGCCCTCCTCTACCACCAGCGGGGCCACACGGGCGAGCGACCCTACGCCTGCCCCCAGTGCGGCAAGGCCTTCAAGCGTTCCTCCCTCCTCCAGACCCACCAGCGGGTTCACACGGGGCTGCGGGCTTTCGAGTGCGCCCAGTGCGGTCTCACCTTCAAGTGGGCGTCCCACTACCAGTACCACCTCCGGCAACACACCGGCGAGCGGCCCTACCGCTGCCCCGCTTGCCCCAAGGCCTTCAAGAACTCTTCCAGCCTCCGCCGTCACCGTCACACCCACACCGGCGAGCGGCCCCACGCCTGCCCCGTCTGCGGCAAAGCCTTCGCCCAAGCCACCAACCTCCGGCAACACCAGCGGGTCCACACCGGCGAGCGGCCCTACGCCTGCTCCCAGTGTGGTAAGACCTTCACCCACTCTTCCAACCTCCTCCTCCACCGCCGCACCCACACCGGCACCCGGCCCCACGAGTGCCCGACCTGCGCCAAGGCCTTCGTCTCCGACGCCTGCTTGCAGAAACACCTCCAGAGCCACGCCGGCCACGCTGCCATGCCGCCGCTCCTCCCGGCTCCCGCCGCACCGCCGGAGACGCTCTGGAGGTGCTCCGCCTGCCCGCTGAGCTTCACCAGcgaggaggagctgctgggtcACCAAGGCAGCCACTCGGTGACAGCGGTGACCCCCCCGGCTGCATCCCACCGCTGCCCCACCTGTGGCAAGACCTTCAAGAACAGCTCGGGGTTGGCCCGGCACCGGCACGGCCACGCTGCCGAGCGGCCCTTCAAGTGCGCCGTCTGCCCCAAGACCTTCACCCAACTGGCCGGGCTGCTGGGCCACCAACGCAGCCACCCCGCTGCTGTCCCACCTCGTCCCCCCCCCGAGGATCCTCACCCCCCAGCGgtgccccagcctgccccgGAGCGCCCTTACCAATGCACTGAGTGCGGCAAAGCCTTCAAGGGCTCCTCGGGGCTGCGTTACCACATGCGGGACCACACGGGTGAACGACCCTACGCCTGCCGCGAGTGCGGCAAGGCCTTCAAGCGTTCTTCCCTCCTCCAGATTCACCAGCGGGTTCACACGGGGCTGCGGGCTTTCGAGTGCGCCCAGTGCGGTCTCACCTTCAAGTGGGCGTCCCACTACCAGTACCACCTCCGGCAACACACCGGCGAGCGGCCCTACCGCTGCCCCGACTGCCCCAAAGCCTTCAAGAACACCTCCTGCCTCCGCCGCCATCGCCAGCTCCACACCGGCGAGCGGCCCCACGCCTGCCCCGTCTGCGGCAAAGCCTTCGCCCAAACCTCCAACCTCCGGCAACACCAGCGGGTCCACACCGGCGAGCGGCCCTACGCCTGCCCCCAGTGCGGCAAGACCTTCACCCACTCCTCCAACCTCCAGCTCCACCGCCGTACCCACTCCGCCGCCCGCCCCTACCGCTGCCCGCTCTGTCCCAAGGCCTTCGTCATGGCTTCCTACCTCCAGCGTCACCTCCGCACCCACGCTCCCGGCCCCCGTGGgaccccccgccgcccccctccgcccccTTCCGAAGCCCAGACCTTCCTGCTGGTGCAGACCCCGCAGGGCCTGCAGCTCATCCCcagccccccggcccctccgcggaagctcctcctgctgcccagcccCCCGGCCGAGCCCCCTGCTTTCACCCTCCTGCCCGCCGAGGGTCCCCCGTCCCGGACGGGGAAGGGTCCCCGGGCATCGGGATCCCCCACTGCCGGGCAGAGCATCCTGTTGGTACCCGGCGCGGGGCAAGCGCTGCCCAGCGTCCAGCTCCAGGCGGTGGCGGGGACCCCGGCGGGGGCCAGCGTCATCGTCCTGAGAGGTGGCGTTGGTGGTGTCCTCCCGCCGCGGGGACCGCAGGCCCCCGAGGTCACTGGCGTCCAGCTGCAGGCGGCCGAGGTGACCAATGTCCAGCTCCAAGCCCTGCCGCAACCGTTGGAGGTCACCAATATCCAGCTCCAAGCCGCCGAGGTGACAAATGTCCAGCTCCAAGCCACGGAGGTGACAAGTGTCCAGCTCCAAGCCCTGCCGCAGCCCTTGGATGTCGCCAACATCCAGCTCCAAGCTGCCGAGATGACAAATGTCCAGCTCCAAGCCCTGCCGCAGCCCTCCAAGGTGACCAACATCCAGCTCCAAGCCAGTGAGGTGACCAACGTCCAGCTCCAAGCCCTGCCGCAGCCCTTGGATGTCACCAACATCCAGCTCCAAGCTGCCGAGGTGACCAACGTCCAGCTCCAAGCCCTGCCGCAGCCCTTGGATGTCACCAACATCCAGCTCCAAGCCGGTGACGTGACAAATGTCCAGCTGCAAGCCCTGCCACAGCCCTCCAAGGTAGCCAACATCCAGCTCCATGCTCTGCCACAACCCTCGGACGTCACCAACATCCAGCTCCAAGCTCTGCCACAACCCTCGGATGTCACCAACATCCAACTGCAGGCCGCAGAGGTGACAAATGTCCAGCTGCAAGCCCTGCCACAACCCTTGGATGTCACCAACATCCAGCTACGAGCCCTGCCACAACCCTCTGAGGTCACCAACATCCAGCTGCAGGCCACTGAGGTGACAAATGTCCAGCTCCAAGCCCTGCCACAATCCTCCAAGGTGACCAACATCCAGCTCCAAGCCCTGCCACAACCCTTGGATGTCACCAACATCCAGCTGCAGGCCACTGAGGTCACAAATGTCCAGCTCCAAGCCCTGCCACAGCCCTCTGAGATCACCAACATCCAGCTCCAAGCCCTGCCACAGCCCTCAGAGCTGCCCGGCATCCATCTCCAGGCCACGGAG GTGCCCAGCGTCCATCTCCAGGCCACGGAGGTACCCAACGTCCAGCTGCAGACTACCAAGGTACCCGACATCCATCTCCAAGCCACAGAGGTGTCCAATGTCCCTCTCCAAGCCGCTGAGGTCCCCAGTGTCCCTCTCCAAACCACGGAGGTCCCCAGTGTCCATCTCGAGGCCACAGAGGTGCCTGACATTCATCTCCCGGCTACGGAGTTGCCCAGCATCCATCTCCAAGCCACAGAGGTGCCCAACATCCACCTACAGGCCATGGAGGTGGCCAACATCCAGCTGCAGACCACAGAGGTGCCCAATGTCCATCTTGACACCAGTGAGGTGCCCGATGTCCATCTCGAAACCACTGAGGTACCCGATGTCCATCTTGAAGCCACAGAGGTGCCCGGTGTCCATCTCCAGACCACGAAGGTGACCAATGTCCACCTGCAGGCCACTGAGGTGACCAACGTCCATCACCAAACCATGGAGGTGCCCAGTGTCCATCTCCAGGCCGCAGAGGTGCCCAGCGTCCATGTCCAGGATGCAGAGGTAACCACTGTCCAGCTGCAAGCCACTGAGGTGCCCAGCATCCATCCCCAAACCACGGAGGTGACAAATGTCCATCTCCAGGCTGCAGAGGTGCCCAGTGTGTGTCACCAAACCACTGAGGTGCCCAGTGTCCATCTCCAAGTCACAGAGGTGCCCAGCGTCCATCTCCAGACCACGGAGATGACCAATGTCCATCTCCAAGACACCGAGGTGTCCAGTGTCCATCACCAAATGATGGAGGTGCCCAACATCCATCTCAAGATCACGGAGGTGCCCAACATCCAACTGAAGACAATGGAGGTGACAAATGTCCATCTCCAGGCCACTGAGGTGCCCAGTGCCTGTCACCAAATGTTGGAGGTGCCCAGCGTCCAACTCAAGACCACAGAGGGGCCTAACATGCATCTCAAGACCACAGAGGAGGTGCCCAACATCCAACTCAAGACCGTGGAGGTACCCAACGTCCAACTCAAGACCTTGGAGGTGCCCAATGTCCAACTCAAGACCGTGGAGGTACCCAACATCCAACTCAAGACCGTGGAGGTACCCAACGTCCAACTCAAGACCGTGGAGGTACCCAATGTGCAACTCAAGACCTTGGAGGTGCCCAATGTCCAACTCAAGGCCTTGGAGGTGCCCAACGTCCAACTCAAGCCCACGGAGGTGACCAATGTCCATCTCCAGGCCGCAGAGGTGCCCAACGTCCAGCCGCAGCCCCCCGAGGTTCttgtggcgggggggggcccgtccccctccccgtccccgcAGCTGGCGGTGGTGGGGGCAGCCGGGGGGCTGCCCCCCGTACTGCTGCTacgggggagtggggggggacCTGCTCGCCTCTGCCTGCAGGCGCTGgcccagctgcccccccccggacccccccgaATCCTCCTGGTCCGGGGTGACCCAGTGCCGGCGAGCAGCGGtggggggcagccccccaccccagcccggGGTGTGCCCGGGGGTGGCAGtagtgggggggggacagggacgggaCCCCCTGCCCCGGAGCTGCCCAATGTCCCTCTGGTTCACACTTTCtga
- the LOC104321681 gene encoding zinc finger protein 628 isoform X3 — protein MAGATPPAGPTGSRTSGPGTADQPYACRECGKAFRWSSRLAHHQRSHTGERPYKCPECPKAFKGSSALLYHQRGHTGERPYACPQCGKAFKRSSLLQTHQRVHTGLRAFECAQCGLTFKWASHYQYHLRQHTGERPYRCPACPKAFKNSSSLRRHRHTHTGERPHACPVCGKAFAQATNLRQHQRVHTGERPYACSQCGKTFTHSSNLLLHRRTHTGTRPHECPTCAKAFVSDACLQKHLQSHAGHAAMPPLLPAPAAPPETLWRCSACPLSFTSEEELLGHQGSHSVTAVTPPAASHRCPTCGKTFKNSSGLARHRHGHAAERPFKCAVCPKTFTQLAGLLGHQRSHPAAVPPRPPPEDPHPPAVPQPAPERPYQCTECGKAFKGSSGLRYHMRDHTGERPYACRECGKAFKRSSLLQIHQRVHTGLRAFECAQCGLTFKWASHYQYHLRQHTGERPYRCPDCPKAFKNTSCLRRHRQLHTGERPHACPVCGKAFAQTSNLRQHQRVHTGERPYACPQCGKTFTHSSNLQLHRRTHSAARPYRCPLCPKAFVMASYLQRHLRTHAPGPRGTPRRPPPPPSEAQTFLLVQTPQGLQLIPSPPAPPRKLLLLPSPPAEPPAFTLLPAEGPPSRTGKGPRASGSPTAGQSILLVPGAGQALPSVQLQAVAGTPAGASVIVLRGGVGGVLPPRGPQAPEVTGVQLQAAEVTNVQLQALPQPLEVTNIQLQAAEVTNVQLQATEVTSVQLQALPQPLDVANIQLQAAEMTNVQLQALPQPSKVTNIQLQASEVTNVQLQALPQPLDVTNIQLQAAEVTNVQLQALPQPLDVTNIQLQAGDVTNVQLQALPQPSKVANIQLHALPQPSDVTNIQLQALPQPSDVTNIQLQAAEVTNVQLQALPQPLDVTNIQLRALPQPSEVTNIQLQATEVTNVQLQALPQSSKVTNIQLQALPQPLDVTNIQLQATEVTNVQLQALPQPSEITNIQLQALPQPSELPGIHLQATEVTDVHLQATEVPSVHLQATEVPSVHLQATEVPNVQLQTTKVPDIHLQATEVSNVPLQAAEVPSVPLQTTEVPSVHLEATEVPDIHLPATELPSIHLQATEVPNIHLQAMEVANIQLQTTEVPNVHLDTSEVPDVHLETTEVPDVHLEATEVPGVHLQTTKVTNVHLQATEVTNVHHQTMEVPSVHLQAAEVPSVHVQDAEVTTVQLQATEVPSIHPQTTEVTNVHLQAAEVPSVCHQTTEVPSVHLQVTEVPSVHLQTTEMTNVHLQDTEVSSVHHQMMEVPNIHLKITEVPNIQLKTMEVTNVHLQATEVPSACHQMLEVPSVQLKTTEGPNMHLKTTEEVPNIQLKTVEVPNVQLKTLEVPNVQLKPTEVTNVHLQAAEVPNVQPQPPEVLVAGGGPSPSPSPQLAVVGAAGGLPPVLLLRGSGGGPARLCLQALAQLPPPGPPRILLVRGDPVPASSGGGQPPTPARGVPGGGSSGGGTGTGPPAPELPNVPLVHTF, from the exons ATGGCAGGAGCGACACCACCAGCGGGGCCAACCGGGTCCCGGACCAGTGGTCCGGGCACGGCCGACCAGCCCTACGCCTGCCGGGAATGCGGGAAGGCCTTCAGGTGGTCATCCCGCCTGGCCCACCACCAACGCAGCCACACGGGCGAACGGCCCTACAAGTGCCCCGAGTGCCCCAAGGCCTTCAAGGGCTCCTCCGCCCTCCTCTACCACCAGCGGGGCCACACGGGCGAGCGACCCTACGCCTGCCCCCAGTGCGGCAAGGCCTTCAAGCGTTCCTCCCTCCTCCAGACCCACCAGCGGGTTCACACGGGGCTGCGGGCTTTCGAGTGCGCCCAGTGCGGTCTCACCTTCAAGTGGGCGTCCCACTACCAGTACCACCTCCGGCAACACACCGGCGAGCGGCCCTACCGCTGCCCCGCTTGCCCCAAGGCCTTCAAGAACTCTTCCAGCCTCCGCCGTCACCGTCACACCCACACCGGCGAGCGGCCCCACGCCTGCCCCGTCTGCGGCAAAGCCTTCGCCCAAGCCACCAACCTCCGGCAACACCAGCGGGTCCACACCGGCGAGCGGCCCTACGCCTGCTCCCAGTGTGGTAAGACCTTCACCCACTCTTCCAACCTCCTCCTCCACCGCCGCACCCACACCGGCACCCGGCCCCACGAGTGCCCGACCTGCGCCAAGGCCTTCGTCTCCGACGCCTGCTTGCAGAAACACCTCCAGAGCCACGCCGGCCACGCTGCCATGCCGCCGCTCCTCCCGGCTCCCGCCGCACCGCCGGAGACGCTCTGGAGGTGCTCCGCCTGCCCGCTGAGCTTCACCAGcgaggaggagctgctgggtcACCAAGGCAGCCACTCGGTGACAGCGGTGACCCCCCCGGCTGCATCCCACCGCTGCCCCACCTGTGGCAAGACCTTCAAGAACAGCTCGGGGTTGGCCCGGCACCGGCACGGCCACGCTGCCGAGCGGCCCTTCAAGTGCGCCGTCTGCCCCAAGACCTTCACCCAACTGGCCGGGCTGCTGGGCCACCAACGCAGCCACCCCGCTGCTGTCCCACCTCGTCCCCCCCCCGAGGATCCTCACCCCCCAGCGgtgccccagcctgccccgGAGCGCCCTTACCAATGCACTGAGTGCGGCAAAGCCTTCAAGGGCTCCTCGGGGCTGCGTTACCACATGCGGGACCACACGGGTGAACGACCCTACGCCTGCCGCGAGTGCGGCAAGGCCTTCAAGCGTTCTTCCCTCCTCCAGATTCACCAGCGGGTTCACACGGGGCTGCGGGCTTTCGAGTGCGCCCAGTGCGGTCTCACCTTCAAGTGGGCGTCCCACTACCAGTACCACCTCCGGCAACACACCGGCGAGCGGCCCTACCGCTGCCCCGACTGCCCCAAAGCCTTCAAGAACACCTCCTGCCTCCGCCGCCATCGCCAGCTCCACACCGGCGAGCGGCCCCACGCCTGCCCCGTCTGCGGCAAAGCCTTCGCCCAAACCTCCAACCTCCGGCAACACCAGCGGGTCCACACCGGCGAGCGGCCCTACGCCTGCCCCCAGTGCGGCAAGACCTTCACCCACTCCTCCAACCTCCAGCTCCACCGCCGTACCCACTCCGCCGCCCGCCCCTACCGCTGCCCGCTCTGTCCCAAGGCCTTCGTCATGGCTTCCTACCTCCAGCGTCACCTCCGCACCCACGCTCCCGGCCCCCGTGGgaccccccgccgcccccctccgcccccTTCCGAAGCCCAGACCTTCCTGCTGGTGCAGACCCCGCAGGGCCTGCAGCTCATCCCcagccccccggcccctccgcggaagctcctcctgctgcccagcccCCCGGCCGAGCCCCCTGCTTTCACCCTCCTGCCCGCCGAGGGTCCCCCGTCCCGGACGGGGAAGGGTCCCCGGGCATCGGGATCCCCCACTGCCGGGCAGAGCATCCTGTTGGTACCCGGCGCGGGGCAAGCGCTGCCCAGCGTCCAGCTCCAGGCGGTGGCGGGGACCCCGGCGGGGGCCAGCGTCATCGTCCTGAGAGGTGGCGTTGGTGGTGTCCTCCCGCCGCGGGGACCGCAGGCCCCCGAGGTCACTGGCGTCCAGCTGCAGGCGGCCGAGGTGACCAATGTCCAGCTCCAAGCCCTGCCGCAACCGTTGGAGGTCACCAATATCCAGCTCCAAGCCGCCGAGGTGACAAATGTCCAGCTCCAAGCCACGGAGGTGACAAGTGTCCAGCTCCAAGCCCTGCCGCAGCCCTTGGATGTCGCCAACATCCAGCTCCAAGCTGCCGAGATGACAAATGTCCAGCTCCAAGCCCTGCCGCAGCCCTCCAAGGTGACCAACATCCAGCTCCAAGCCAGTGAGGTGACCAACGTCCAGCTCCAAGCCCTGCCGCAGCCCTTGGATGTCACCAACATCCAGCTCCAAGCTGCCGAGGTGACCAACGTCCAGCTCCAAGCCCTGCCGCAGCCCTTGGATGTCACCAACATCCAGCTCCAAGCCGGTGACGTGACAAATGTCCAGCTGCAAGCCCTGCCACAGCCCTCCAAGGTAGCCAACATCCAGCTCCATGCTCTGCCACAACCCTCGGACGTCACCAACATCCAGCTCCAAGCTCTGCCACAACCCTCGGATGTCACCAACATCCAACTGCAGGCCGCAGAGGTGACAAATGTCCAGCTGCAAGCCCTGCCACAACCCTTGGATGTCACCAACATCCAGCTACGAGCCCTGCCACAACCCTCTGAGGTCACCAACATCCAGCTGCAGGCCACTGAGGTGACAAATGTCCAGCTCCAAGCCCTGCCACAATCCTCCAAGGTGACCAACATCCAGCTCCAAGCCCTGCCACAACCCTTGGATGTCACCAACATCCAGCTGCAGGCCACTGAGGTCACAAATGTCCAGCTCCAAGCCCTGCCACAGCCCTCTGAGATCACCAACATCCAGCTCCAAGCCCTGCCACAGCCCTCAGAGCTGCCCGGCATCCATCTCCAGGCCACGGAGGTGACAGATGTCCATCTCCAGGCCACGGAGGTGCCCAGCGTCCATCTCCAGGCCACGGAGGTGCCCAGCGTCCATCTCCAGGCCACGGAGGTACCCAACGTCCAGCTGCAGACTACCAAGGTACCCGACATCCATCTCCAAGCCACAGAGGTGTCCAATGTCCCTCTCCAAGCCGCTGAGGTCCCCAGTGTCCCTCTCCAAACCACGGAGGTCCCCAGTGTCCATCTCGAGGCCACAGAGGTGCCTGACATTCATCTCCCGGCTACGGAGTTGCCCAGCATCCATCTCCAAGCCACAGAGGTGCCCAACATCCACCTACAGGCCATGGAGGTGGCCAACATCCAGCTGCAGACCACAGAGGTGCCCAATGTCCATCTTGACACCAGTGAGGTGCCCGATGTCCATCTCGAAACCACTGAGGTACCCGATGTCCATCTTGAAGCCACAGAGGTGCCCGGTGTCCATCTCCAGACCACGAAGGTGACCAATGTCCACCTGCAGGCCACTGAGGTGACCAACGTCCATCACCAAACCATGGAGGTGCCCAGTGTCCATCTCCAGGCCGCAGAGGTGCCCAGCGTCCATGTCCAGGATGCAGAGGTAACCACTGTCCAGCTGCAAGCCACTGAGGTGCCCAGCATCCATCCCCAAACCACGGAGGTGACAAATGTCCATCTCCAGGCTGCAGAGGTGCCCAGTGTGTGTCACCAAACCACTGAGGTGCCCAGTGTCCATCTCCAAGTCACAGAGGTGCCCAGCGTCCATCTCCAGACCACGGAGATGACCAATGTCCATCTCCAAGACACCGAGGTGTCCAGTGTCCATCACCAAATGATGGAGGTGCCCAACATCCATCTCAAGATCACGGAGGTGCCCAACATCCAACTGAAGACAATGGAGGTGACAAATGTCCATCTCCAGGCCACTGAGGTGCCCAGTGCCTGTCACCAAATGTTGGAGGTGCCCAGCGTCCAACTCAAGACCACAGAGGGGCCTAACATGCATCTCAAGACCACAGAGGAGGTGCCCAACATCCAACTCAAGACCGTGGAGGTACCCAACGTCCAACTCAAGACCTTGGAG GTGCCCAACGTCCAACTCAAGCCCACGGAGGTGACCAATGTCCATCTCCAGGCCGCAGAGGTGCCCAACGTCCAGCCGCAGCCCCCCGAGGTTCttgtggcgggggggggcccgtccccctccccgtccccgcAGCTGGCGGTGGTGGGGGCAGCCGGGGGGCTGCCCCCCGTACTGCTGCTacgggggagtggggggggacCTGCTCGCCTCTGCCTGCAGGCGCTGgcccagctgcccccccccggacccccccgaATCCTCCTGGTCCGGGGTGACCCAGTGCCGGCGAGCAGCGGtggggggcagccccccaccccagcccggGGTGTGCCCGGGGGTGGCAGtagtgggggggggacagggacgggaCCCCCTGCCCCGGAGCTGCCCAATGTCCCTCTGGTTCACACTTTCtga